In one Streptomyces sp. NBC_01288 genomic region, the following are encoded:
- a CDS encoding alpha/beta hydrolase has translation MGLTSRKVLVLAVVCAVLLFIGTVWLWPRLARRNWRAVSGRVGLLLATQLVLFASVGLGANQAFGFYASWSDLFGKETGQGVVVDNSALQGAGGPVQVVETRRVDAPGGSSRPQSVGQVQRVDIAGRTTHITTPAYVYLPPEYFQPQYRTRSFPATVVLTGYPGTAQALVDKLNYPRTALQLAKAGRMQPMILVMMRPTVAPPRDTECVDVPGGPQTESFFAKDLPDAVSAHYRVGKKPGSWGIIGDSTGGYCALKLAMHHPGVYAAGAGLSPYYKAPSDPTTGDLFQGDSTLRNEANLSWYLKHRPAPDTSLLVTSSRIGEHNYKDTLKFIEQVKATNSTRIASIILDSGGHNFNTWRREIPPALQWISGRLTDWWK, from the coding sequence ATGGGACTCACGAGCAGGAAAGTGCTGGTACTGGCGGTCGTTTGCGCCGTGCTGCTGTTCATCGGCACAGTATGGCTGTGGCCCCGCCTGGCCAGACGCAACTGGCGGGCCGTCAGCGGGCGCGTGGGCCTGCTGCTGGCAACGCAGTTGGTGCTCTTCGCCTCGGTCGGCCTCGGCGCCAACCAGGCCTTCGGTTTCTACGCCAGCTGGTCCGACCTGTTCGGCAAGGAGACCGGCCAGGGAGTGGTCGTCGACAACTCGGCGCTCCAGGGCGCGGGCGGACCGGTCCAAGTGGTCGAGACCCGGCGGGTGGACGCACCGGGCGGCTCCTCACGGCCGCAGAGCGTGGGCCAGGTGCAGCGGGTCGACATAGCCGGCCGTACGACCCACATCACCACCCCCGCGTACGTGTACCTGCCGCCGGAGTACTTCCAGCCGCAGTACCGCACGCGTTCGTTCCCGGCGACAGTCGTCCTCACGGGGTACCCGGGCACCGCCCAGGCGCTCGTCGACAAGCTGAACTACCCGCGCACGGCCCTGCAGTTGGCCAAGGCCGGTCGGATGCAGCCGATGATCCTCGTGATGATGCGGCCCACGGTGGCGCCGCCGCGCGACACGGAGTGCGTGGACGTCCCGGGCGGGCCGCAGACCGAGTCGTTCTTCGCCAAGGACCTGCCCGATGCCGTGTCGGCCCACTACAGGGTGGGCAAAAAGCCCGGGAGCTGGGGAATCATCGGCGATTCCACGGGCGGTTACTGCGCCCTGAAACTCGCCATGCACCACCCCGGGGTGTACGCCGCGGGGGCCGGCCTGTCGCCGTACTACAAGGCGCCGAGCGACCCCACCACGGGCGACCTCTTCCAGGGGGACAGCACGCTGCGGAACGAGGCGAACCTGTCGTGGTACCTCAAGCACCGGCCCGCGCCCGACACCTCACTGCTCGTCACCAGCAGCAGGATCGGGGAACACAACTACAAAGACACCCTGAAATTCATCGAACAGGTGAAAGCCACGAACTCCACCCGTATCGCGTCGATCATCCTGGACAGCGGCGGCCACAACTTCAACACCTGGCGACGGGAGATCCCGCCGGCCCTCCAG
- a CDS encoding phosphatidylglycerol lysyltransferase domain-containing protein, with protein sequence MSGGVPSRTGRVRRIVRGPRPEVVPTLVARACALVGLLDIAAGVFPRFRHSRMHTMAEVLPGALGPFAAALSLSAGVLLLLLAHGLRRRKRRAWRAAVALLPAGAVAQFAYRHSLIGVVISAALLAPLLLHRDEFRALPDPRSRWRALANFVLMGAGSLVLGLVIVSVHSKRMVGDPSLADRITHVLYGLFGFEGPVDYEGSTSWTVAFSLGALGLLTAVTTIYLAFRPEHPAAQLTPEDETHLRALLEKHGRRDSLGHFALRRDKAVVFSPSGKAAVTYRVVSGVMLASGDPIGDVEAWPGAIERFMDEAKAHSWTPAVMGCSETGGEVWTRETGLDALELGDEAVVDVADFSLAGRAMRNVRQMVKRIERAGYETRVRRVRDLGEGELERIRLAAEAWRGTDTERGFSMALGRIGDPEDGDCFIATAHKTDEQPGEYGDLKAILHFVPWGTDGMSLDLMRRDRAADPGMNELLIVASLQAAPKLGITRVSLNFAMFRAALARGEKIGAGPVLRAWRGLLVFLSRWFQIESLYKFNAKFQPRWEPRFVVYRASGDLPRIGFAAMQAEGFVNLALPLPRFLRRRTAAAPACTHGLAERDVRAA encoded by the coding sequence ATGTCGGGTGGGGTTCCGAGCCGAACAGGTCGGGTCCGGCGCATAGTCCGAGGTCCGCGCCCCGAGGTCGTTCCCACGCTCGTCGCCAGGGCCTGCGCCCTCGTCGGCCTGCTGGACATCGCCGCGGGGGTGTTCCCGCGCTTCCGGCACAGCCGTATGCACACCATGGCGGAGGTGCTGCCGGGTGCGCTCGGTCCCTTCGCGGCGGCGCTCTCGCTCAGTGCCGGCGTGCTGCTGCTGCTCCTCGCGCACGGGCTCAGGCGGCGCAAGCGCCGGGCCTGGCGGGCCGCCGTCGCGCTGCTTCCGGCGGGCGCCGTGGCGCAGTTCGCGTACCGGCACTCCCTCATAGGAGTCGTCATCTCGGCGGCGCTGCTCGCGCCGCTGCTGCTGCACCGGGACGAGTTCCGGGCGCTGCCCGACCCGCGCAGCAGGTGGCGCGCGCTCGCCAACTTCGTGCTCATGGGCGCCGGTTCCCTCGTCCTCGGACTGGTCATCGTCAGCGTCCACTCCAAGCGCATGGTCGGCGACCCGAGCCTGGCCGATCGGATTACGCACGTCCTGTACGGCCTGTTCGGCTTCGAGGGCCCGGTCGACTACGAGGGCAGCACCTCCTGGACGGTCGCCTTCTCACTGGGCGCCCTGGGTCTGCTCACCGCGGTCACCACGATCTACCTCGCGTTCCGGCCCGAGCACCCGGCCGCGCAGCTCACCCCGGAGGACGAGACGCATCTGCGCGCCCTCCTGGAGAAGCACGGCCGACGCGACTCGCTCGGTCACTTCGCGCTCCGCCGCGACAAGGCCGTCGTCTTCTCGCCCAGCGGCAAGGCGGCGGTGACGTACCGCGTGGTCTCCGGAGTGATGCTCGCCAGTGGTGACCCCATCGGCGACGTGGAGGCCTGGCCGGGCGCCATCGAGCGCTTCATGGACGAGGCGAAGGCCCACTCCTGGACGCCCGCAGTGATGGGCTGCTCGGAGACGGGCGGCGAGGTGTGGACCCGCGAGACCGGTCTCGACGCCCTCGAACTGGGCGACGAGGCGGTGGTCGACGTGGCGGATTTCTCGCTCGCCGGGCGCGCGATGCGCAACGTACGCCAAATGGTGAAGCGCATCGAGCGGGCCGGCTACGAAACCCGGGTACGGCGTGTACGTGACCTCGGCGAGGGCGAGTTGGAGCGCATCCGGCTCGCCGCGGAGGCTTGGCGGGGCACCGACACCGAGCGCGGCTTCTCCATGGCGCTCGGCCGCATCGGCGACCCCGAGGACGGTGACTGCTTCATCGCCACCGCCCACAAGACGGACGAACAGCCGGGCGAGTACGGCGACTTGAAGGCGATCCTGCACTTCGTGCCCTGGGGCACGGACGGCATGTCGCTGGACCTGATGCGCCGTGACCGCGCGGCCGACCCGGGGATGAACGAACTGCTGATCGTGGCCTCCCTCCAGGCGGCACCGAAGCTCGGCATCACGCGCGTGTCGCTCAACTTCGCGATGTTCCGCGCGGCGCTCGCGCGGGGCGAGAAGATCGGCGCGGGCCCGGTGCTGCGCGCCTGGCGCGGACTGCTGGTCTTCCTGTCGCGCTGGTTCCAGATCGAGTCCCTGTACAAGTTCAACGCGAAGTTCCAGCCCCGCTGGGAACCCCGCTTCGTGGTCTACCGCGCCTCCGGCGACCTCCCCCGCATCGGCTTCGCCGCGATGCAGGCGGAAGGCTTCGTCAACCTGGCCCTCCCCCTCCCGCGCTTCCTCCGCCGCCGCACGGCCGCGGCCCCGGCCTGCACCCACGGGCTGGCGGAACGGGATGTACGGGCAGCCTGA